In Daucus carota subsp. sativus chromosome 4, DH1 v3.0, whole genome shotgun sequence, one DNA window encodes the following:
- the LOC108215692 gene encoding isopentenyl-diphosphate Delta-isomerase I has protein sequence MFLVAPAAVKAPIQIAASFTSRFSPLSFSKSRSCLNNTLYKTSSTHFTGASHLSVSTTPLRRESRCFAAMATADDTTMDAVQRRLMFDDECILVDENDRVVGHESKYNCHLMENIESKNLLHRAFSVFLFNSKYELLLQQRSATKVTFPLVWTNTCCSHPLYRESELIEEKALGARNAAQRKLLDELGIPAEDVPVDQFLPVGRILYKAPSDGKWGEHELDYLLFIVRDVKVNPNPDEVADIKYVNQDQLRELLRKADAGEEGLKLSPWFRLIVDNFLFNFWDHVQKGTLKEVADMETIHKLT, from the exons ATGTTTTTGGTAGCACCAGCAGCGGTAAAAGCACCGATACAAATAGCAGCATCCTTTACATCGAGATTCTCGCCTCTCTCGTTTTCTAAATCTCGTTCGTGTTTAAACAACACTCTATATAAAACCAGTAGCACTCATTTTACTGGTGCATCGCATCTCTCTGTATCTACTACACCTCTTCGTCGTGAATCTCGCTGTTTCGCTGCCATGGCTACTGCTGATGATACTACTATGGATGCTGTTCAGAGACGCCTCATGTTCGATGACGA gtgtattTTGGTGGATGAGAATGATCGTGTTGTTGGTCATGAAAGTAAATACAATT GTCACTTGATGGAGAATATTGAATCCAAAAATTTGCTTCACCGAGCTTTCAGTGTGTTCTTGTTCAACTCAaaatatgagttgcttcttcag CAACGTTCTGCCACCAAGGTAACATTCCCTTTGGTTTGGACAAACACCTGTTGCAGCCACCCTCTGTACAGGGAGTCCGAGCTTATCGAGGAAAAGGCATTAG GGGCAAGAAACGCCGCACAGAGGAAGCTTCTAGATGAGCTCGGTATTCCTGCTGAAGATGTTCCTGTTGATCAGTTCTTGCCTGTGGGTCGTATTCTGTACAAAGCACCATCTGATGGCAAGTGGGGAGAACACGAAT TGGATTACCTTCTTTTTATTGTCCGTGATGTGAAAGTAAATCCCAACCCTGATGAAGTTGCTGACATCAAATATGTGAACCAAGATCAACTGAGAGAGTTGCTGAGAAAAGCTGATGCGGGTGAGGAAGGCTTGAAACTATCCCCATGGTTCCGACTAATTGTGGACAATTTCTTGTTCAATTTTTGGGACCATGTTCAGAAAGGAACCCTCAAGGAAGTTGCTGATATGGAAACGATTCACAAATTGACTTGA
- the LOC108216780 gene encoding prohibitin-3, mitochondrial — MAGNQAAVISLLTKMGQAAFGLGLAATAVNSSLYTVDGGQRAVLMDRIRGVLDKPVGEGTHFLIPFLQTPNIFDIRTKPHTFSSVSGTKDLQMVNLTLRVLSRPEESKLPVIYKELGTEYDEKVLPSIGNEILKSVVAQFNADQLLTERPKVSALVRDSLTTRAKDFNILLDDVAITHLSYGNEFSRAVEQKQVAQQEAERSKYVVAKADQERRAAIIRAEGESESAKLISDATKSSGMGLIELRKIEAQREIAATMARNSGVSYLPDGNSNLLLGLSR, encoded by the coding sequence ATGGCAGGTAACCAAGCAGCAGTCATCTCTCTCCTCACCAAGATGGGCCAGGCCGCCTTCGGCCTCGGCCTCGCCGCCACCGCCGTCAACTCCTCCCTCTACACCGTCGATGGCGGGCAACGTGCCGTCCTGATGGACCGCATTCGCGGTGTTCTCGACAAGCCCGTCGGCGAAGGCACTCACTTCCTCATCCCCTTCCTTCAAACCCCTAATATATTCGATATACGCACCAAACCCCACACATTTTCCTCCGTCTCCGGTACCAAAGACCTCCAGATGGTCAATCTGACTCTTCGGGTCTTATCGAGACCCGAAGAGTCCAAATTACCCGTTATTTATAAGGAATTAGGCACCGAGTATGATGAAAAAGTGCTTCCTTCTATCgggaatgagattttgaagtctGTTGTTGCCCAATTCAATGCTGATCAGTTGTTGACCGAGAGGCCTAAAGTGTCTGCCCTTGTGCGCGATAGTTTGACTACCCGGGCTAAGGATTTCAACATTCTGCTCGATGATGTGGCGATCACCCATTTGTCGTATGGTAATGAGTTTTCCAGGGCTGTTGAGCAGAAACAGGTGGCCCAGCAGGAGGCCGAGAGGTCTAAGTATGTCGTGGCCAAAGCGGATCAGGAGCGGAGGGCTGCAATTATTAGGGCTGAAGGGGAGAGTGAGTCGGCTAAGTTGATTTCTGATGCCACGAAGAGTAGTGGCATGGGTTTGATTGAGCTCAGGAAGATTGAGGCCCAGAGGGAGATTGCGGCGACTATGGCCAGGAATTCCGGTGTTTCTTACTTGCCTGATGGGAACAGCAATTTGCTTCTTGGACTTAGTCGTTGA
- the LOC108217227 gene encoding cytosolic Fe-S cluster assembly factor NBP35 codes for MADDMAKGARENGDNNIPEDANEHCPGPASESAGKSDACAGCPNQDACASAPKGPDPDLVAIAERMATVKHKILVLSGKGGVGKSTFSAQLSYALAAMDFQVGLLDIDICGPSIPKMLGLEGQEIHQSNLGWSPVYVESNLGVMSIGFMLPNPDDAVIWRGPRKNGIIKQFLKDVYWGELDFLVVDAPPGTSDEHISIVQFLQETGIDGAIIVTTPQQVSLIDVRKEVSFCKKVGIKVLGVVENMSGLSQSVPDFKFARMSTIGEEVDVTEWAINLIKERAPELLNLVACSEVFDSSGGGAKKMCVDMGVPFLGKVPLDPQLCKAAEEGRSCFSDSKCRASAPALKRIIEKLVATQMPDMINDA; via the exons ATGGCAGATGATATGGCGAAGGGTGCTAGAGAGAACGGTGACAATAATATCCCTGAAGATGCCAATGAAC ATTGCCCAGGTCCTGCATCGGAGTCTGCTGGTAAATCTGATGCTTGTGCTGGCTGCCCTAATCAGGATGCTTGTGCTTCCGCCCCCAAAGGCCCTGACCCtg ATTTGGTTGCAATTGCAGAAAGAATGGCTACTGTAAAACACAAGATACTAGTGTTATCTGGAAAGGGTGGGGTTGGCAAGAGCACATTCTCTGCTCAACTTTCATATGCACTGGCAGCTATGGACTTTCAAGTGGGTCTCCTTGATATTGATATATGTGGTCCAAGCATTCCCAAAATGCTTGGCCTTGAAGGCCAAGAGATTCACCAGAGTAATCTTGGATGGTCTCCTGTCTATGTGGAGTCCAATCTCGGTGTCATGTCAATTGGGTTCATGCTCCCCAATCCAGATGATGCTGTCATATGGAGAGGCCCTCGCAAAAACGGAATCATCAAGCAATTCCTGAAGGACGTCTACTGGGGGGAGCTTGATTTCCTGGTAGTTGATGCTCCACCAGGGACTTCAGATGAACATATATCAATTGTTCAGTTCCTTCAAGAAACAGGAATCGATGGTGCTATAATAGTCACTACGCCACAACAGGTCTCCCTGATAGATGTCAGGAAAGAGGTTAGTTTCTGCAAGAAAGTTGGAATAAAAGTTCTAGGGGTAGTTGAAAATATGAGTGGATTGTCTCAGTCGGTTCCAGATTTCAAATTTGCACGGATGTCAACTATAGGTGAAGAAGTAGACGTGACAGAGTGGGCAATAAATCTCATAAAAGAGAGAGCACCGGAACTTCTGAATTTGGTTGCTTGCAGTGAAGTGTTCGACAGCAGTGGTGGTGGTGCTAAAAAAATGTGTGTAGACATGGGTGTACCTTTTCTTGGCAAGGTACCATTAGACCCTCAGTTGTGTAAAGCAGCAGAGGAAGGCAGGTCCTGCTTTTCGGATAGCAAGTGTAGAGCGAGTGCACCTGCATTAAAGCGGATCATAGAGAAACTGGTAGCAACACAAATGCCAGATATGATAAATGATGCTTAA